One part of the Sphingopyxis sp. PAMC25046 genome encodes these proteins:
- the hspQ gene encoding heat shock protein HspQ: MTPESSSALGATVTAPLIGRARFAPGDIVRHRMFDFRGVVFDIDPVFANTDEWYEAIPEEIRPAKEQPYYHLLAENGDSSYIAYVSQQNLVADGDGGPIDHPQIDAMFDGLDHGRYRVRAIHRH, encoded by the coding sequence ATGACACCCGAGTCCTCTTCCGCCCTTGGCGCAACCGTTACTGCGCCGCTGATCGGCCGCGCGCGTTTTGCGCCGGGCGACATCGTGCGCCACCGCATGTTCGACTTTCGCGGCGTCGTGTTCGATATCGACCCGGTCTTTGCGAACACCGACGAATGGTATGAGGCGATTCCCGAGGAAATCCGTCCCGCCAAGGAACAGCCCTATTACCACCTGCTCGCCGAAAACGGCGATTCATCCTATATCGCCTATGTCAGCCAGCAGAATCTGGTTGCCGACGGCGACGGCGGGCCGATCGACCATCCGCAGATCGACGCGATGTTCGACGGGCTTGATCACGGCCGCTACCGCGTCCGCGCGATCCACCGTCACTGA
- the parE gene encoding DNA topoisomerase IV subunit B yields MSHDLFDAANPATDSYNASQIEVLEGLEPVRRRPGMYIGGTDERALHHLAAEVIDNSMDEAVAGHATRIEITLDVGNRLTVVDNGRGMPVDPHPKFPGKSALEVIMTMLHSGGKFEGKAYATSGGLHGVGVSVVNALSTDTVIEVARSKLLYRQRFSRGTPLGGLEELGPTPNRRGTSVSFVPDPEIFGEHGRFKPQRLYRMARSKAYLFAGVEIRWKCAPELIGDDTPAEAVFQFPGGLADHLKEQIGTRECATAEPFVGRQDFPNDQGRAEWAIAWPLWSDGSYSWYCNTIPTPAGGTHEAGLRAALTKGLRVFGELIGQKKAAQITAEDVFNGGEMMLSIFIRDPQFQSQTKDRLSSPEAARLTENAVRDHFDHFLSDNMDRGRALLGLVLDRMDERLKRKAEREVKRKTATSGRKLRLPGKLTDCANDGPEGTELFIVEGDSAGGSAKQARDRKTQAILPIRGKILNVASASADKIRANQEIADLALALGCGMRKDCDADRLRYEKIVIMTDADVDGAHIATLLMTFFFQEMPDIVRNGHVYLAQPPLYRLTAGNLSAYARDDAHRAELEATMFKGKKVEVGRFKGLGEMNPNQLKETTMDPATRSMLRVTLPQEYEERHLVKDLVDRLMGKHPEHRFQFIQANAASLDEAAIDA; encoded by the coding sequence ATGAGTCACGATTTGTTCGACGCCGCAAACCCCGCCACCGATAGCTACAACGCTTCGCAGATCGAGGTGCTGGAAGGGCTCGAACCCGTCCGGCGACGCCCAGGCATGTATATCGGCGGCACCGACGAACGCGCGCTCCATCACCTTGCCGCCGAGGTCATAGACAACAGCATGGACGAAGCCGTCGCCGGCCACGCGACGCGGATCGAGATCACGCTCGACGTCGGCAACCGCCTGACCGTCGTCGACAACGGACGCGGCATGCCGGTCGATCCGCATCCGAAATTCCCCGGCAAGTCGGCGCTCGAAGTCATCATGACGATGCTCCATTCGGGCGGGAAATTCGAAGGCAAGGCCTATGCGACCTCGGGCGGCCTCCACGGTGTCGGCGTCAGCGTCGTCAACGCGCTGTCGACCGACACGGTGATCGAGGTCGCGCGGAGCAAGCTGCTCTATCGCCAGCGTTTTTCGCGCGGCACCCCGCTCGGCGGGCTCGAAGAGCTGGGCCCGACGCCCAATCGCCGCGGCACCAGCGTCTCCTTCGTCCCCGATCCCGAAATCTTCGGCGAGCATGGCCGCTTCAAGCCGCAGCGCCTCTATCGAATGGCGCGGTCGAAGGCCTATTTGTTCGCGGGCGTCGAAATCCGCTGGAAATGCGCGCCCGAGCTGATCGGCGACGACACCCCCGCCGAGGCGGTCTTCCAGTTTCCGGGCGGCCTTGCCGATCATCTGAAAGAACAGATCGGAACGCGCGAATGCGCGACTGCCGAGCCCTTCGTCGGGCGACAGGATTTTCCGAATGACCAAGGCCGCGCAGAATGGGCGATCGCCTGGCCGCTATGGTCCGACGGATCATATAGCTGGTACTGCAACACCATCCCGACACCGGCGGGCGGCACGCACGAAGCGGGGCTGCGCGCGGCGCTCACCAAGGGGCTGCGCGTCTTTGGCGAGCTGATCGGGCAGAAAAAAGCGGCGCAGATCACCGCCGAGGATGTGTTCAACGGCGGCGAGATGATGCTGTCGATCTTTATCCGCGATCCGCAGTTCCAGAGCCAGACCAAGGACCGGCTGTCGAGCCCCGAGGCCGCGCGTCTCACCGAGAACGCCGTGCGCGACCATTTCGACCATTTCCTGTCGGACAATATGGACCGCGGTCGCGCGCTGCTCGGTCTCGTCCTTGACCGCATGGACGAGCGCCTCAAGCGCAAGGCCGAGCGCGAGGTGAAGCGGAAGACCGCGACGAGCGGCCGCAAGCTGCGCCTGCCCGGCAAGCTCACGGATTGTGCGAACGACGGCCCGGAAGGCACCGAATTATTTATCGTCGAGGGCGACAGCGCGGGCGGCAGCGCCAAGCAAGCGCGCGACCGCAAGACGCAGGCGATCCTGCCGATCCGCGGCAAGATATTGAACGTCGCGAGTGCCAGCGCCGACAAGATCCGCGCCAATCAGGAAATCGCCGACCTCGCGCTCGCGCTGGGCTGCGGGATGCGCAAGGATTGCGACGCCGATCGGCTTCGCTATGAAAAGATCGTGATCATGACCGATGCCGACGTCGACGGCGCGCATATCGCGACCCTGCTGATGACCTTCTTCTTCCAGGAAATGCCCGACATCGTGCGGAACGGGCATGTCTATTTGGCGCAGCCGCCGCTCTATCGTCTCACGGCGGGCAACCTCTCGGCCTATGCGCGCGACGACGCGCACCGCGCCGAACTCGAAGCGACGATGTTCAAGGGCAAGAAGGTCGAGGTCGGGCGCTTCAAAGGGTTGGGAGAAATGAACCCCAACCAATTGAAAGAAACGACGATGGACCCCGCGACGCGGTCGATGCTGCGCGTCACGCTGCCACAGGAATATGAGGAGCGACACTTGGTCAAGGATCTGGTCGACCGGCTGATGGGCAAGCATCCCGAGCACCGTTTCCAGTTCATCCAGGCCAATGCGGCGAGCCTTGACGAGGCGGCGATCGACGCCTGA
- a CDS encoding Yip1 family protein — translation MADVPPNISGPASGIVQRVKDILLKPKETWPVIAAEPATTQSIYVPYVVVLAAIGPIAQFIGGQVFGFTAFGVTYHPPIGTALGSAVLSYGLSLAMVFVLALVIDGLAPNFGGQKDQVQALKVAAYSATAGWVGGIFGLIPALGLIGMLFALYGLYLLYLGLPVLMKVPLDKALGYTAVVVIVAIVLVFIVSAIVASLTAPSLLSIRG, via the coding sequence ATGGCTGACGTACCACCCAATATCTCCGGGCCCGCATCGGGCATTGTCCAGCGCGTGAAGGATATCCTGCTCAAGCCGAAGGAAACATGGCCGGTGATTGCGGCCGAACCGGCGACGACGCAGTCGATCTACGTCCCCTATGTCGTCGTGCTCGCCGCGATCGGGCCGATCGCGCAGTTCATCGGCGGACAGGTCTTCGGTTTTACCGCCTTCGGAGTCACTTATCACCCGCCGATCGGTACCGCGCTGGGCTCGGCAGTCCTGTCCTATGGGCTCTCGCTCGCGATGGTTTTTGTCCTTGCGCTCGTCATCGACGGGCTGGCACCCAATTTCGGTGGGCAGAAGGATCAGGTTCAGGCGCTCAAGGTCGCCGCCTACTCGGCAACCGCCGGCTGGGTCGGCGGAATTTTCGGGTTGATCCCGGCACTCGGCCTAATCGGGATGCTGTTCGCGCTCTACGGGCTCTATCTTCTCTATCTCGGCTTGCCGGTGCTGATGAAGGTGCCGCTGGACAAGGCGCTCGGCTATACCGCCGTTGTCGTGATTGTCGCGATTGTCCTGGTATTCATTGTCAGCGCGATCGTCGCTTCGCTGACGGCGCCGTCGCTACTCAGCATCCGGGGCTAG
- a CDS encoding PaaI family thioesterase — protein sequence MRPFGQDFEFARALGLQMVERGGGRCTMAIDIERERHFNPQGVAHGGVAYSLADTAMGGALFSTLDEGFWCATLEIKFNYHVGVREGRLTCDASVLHKGKRVANIDARLFQHDRLVASANGNFAIFAAPRAQ from the coding sequence GTGAGGCCCTTCGGGCAGGATTTCGAATTCGCCCGCGCGCTCGGCCTGCAAATGGTCGAGCGCGGCGGCGGGCGCTGCACGATGGCGATCGATATCGAGCGCGAGCGCCATTTCAATCCGCAGGGCGTCGCGCACGGCGGCGTCGCCTATTCGCTCGCCGATACCGCGATGGGCGGGGCGCTGTTCAGCACGCTGGACGAGGGTTTCTGGTGCGCGACACTGGAAATCAAATTCAACTATCACGTTGGGGTGCGCGAAGGCCGGCTGACCTGCGACGCGAGCGTGCTGCACAAGGGCAAGCGCGTCGCCAATATCGACGCGCGGCTGTTCCAGCACGACCGCCTCGTCGCGAGCGCCAACGGCAATTTCGCGATATTCGCCGCTCCGCGCGCGCAATAA
- a CDS encoding GcrA family cell cycle regulator, whose amino-acid sequence MSWTDERIEQLRSMWEKGLTASQIADELGGVSRNAVIGKAHRLGLKSRPSPVKATDKIAKPPKAAPPKPAAPAAATRPAAPVAPRPVTAAPKPEAKPPVQASGTDGAEAAPKPDAPRIVSIGPGGFIRQGPGDQQAPIPPAPPRRLVPAKPSPEIADKTSLLDLNDRICRWPMGHPGEPDFHFCGEAVNPGFPYCVEHCGRAYQAQLPRGTRRPPPPPPFGGPRVR is encoded by the coding sequence ATGTCATGGACTGACGAGCGCATCGAACAGTTGCGCAGCATGTGGGAAAAGGGCCTGACCGCCAGTCAGATCGCTGACGAGCTCGGCGGGGTCAGCCGCAATGCCGTGATCGGAAAGGCGCACCGCCTCGGCCTGAAATCGCGCCCCTCGCCGGTCAAGGCGACCGACAAGATCGCCAAGCCGCCCAAGGCCGCCCCGCCGAAGCCCGCGGCGCCCGCCGCCGCAACGCGCCCGGCCGCGCCGGTAGCACCGCGTCCTGTGACAGCAGCGCCGAAACCCGAAGCCAAGCCGCCGGTCCAGGCATCGGGTACAGACGGCGCCGAAGCCGCGCCGAAGCCCGATGCGCCGCGCATCGTTTCGATCGGCCCCGGCGGCTTCATCCGCCAAGGGCCTGGCGACCAGCAGGCGCCGATCCCGCCCGCGCCGCCGCGCCGGCTGGTGCCAGCGAAGCCGAGCCCCGAAATCGCCGACAAGACGAGCCTGCTCGACCTCAACGACCGCATCTGCCGCTGGCCGATGGGGCATCCGGGCGAACCCGATTTCCATTTCTGCGGCGAGGCGGTGAACCCCGGTTTCCCCTATTGCGTCGAGCATTGCGGTCGCGCCTATCAGGCGCAGCTGCCGCGCGGCACGCGCCGCCCGCCCCCGCCTCCGCCCTTTGGCGGTCCCCGGGTTCGTTAA
- a CDS encoding ABC transporter permease: MNDQPQISNPDSANIRSGPAFAEPGVPHIHTLNVPGMQALYVKEVRRFFKVQLQTIWAPAITTLLFLVIFTVALGGSGRTVIGVPFADFIAPGLIMMAMLQNSFANSSFSLLVGKIQGTIVDYLMPPLAVGELIIALVGAAITRAVLVGLALWLAMLLWPGVHVGTDHFWAVAVFGLLGAMMLGFLGLMTSVWAEKFDHAAAVTNFVVTPLALLSGTFYSVDKLAPWFQTIAHGNPVYYAIMGFRYGFIGTVDSTITNPVLTAVLVLVAVNILLGVITYRLLASGWKLKA, from the coding sequence ATGAACGACCAGCCCCAAATTTCGAACCCCGACTCAGCGAATATCCGCTCGGGTCCGGCTTTCGCCGAACCCGGCGTCCCGCACATCCACACGCTGAACGTGCCGGGTATGCAGGCGCTATATGTCAAGGAGGTGCGTCGGTTTTTCAAGGTCCAGCTCCAAACAATCTGGGCTCCCGCGATCACCACGCTCCTTTTCCTCGTCATTTTCACCGTCGCGCTTGGCGGCTCGGGCCGCACCGTGATCGGCGTGCCCTTCGCCGATTTCATCGCGCCCGGCCTGATCATGATGGCGATGCTGCAGAACAGCTTCGCCAATTCCAGCTTCTCGCTGCTCGTCGGCAAGATCCAGGGAACGATCGTCGATTATCTGATGCCGCCGCTCGCGGTCGGCGAACTGATCATCGCGCTCGTCGGCGCCGCGATCACGCGCGCGGTCCTTGTGGGCCTCGCGCTCTGGCTCGCGATGCTGCTGTGGCCGGGCGTGCATGTCGGCACCGATCATTTCTGGGCGGTCGCCGTTTTCGGCCTCCTCGGCGCGATGATGCTTGGTTTTCTCGGGCTGATGACATCGGTGTGGGCGGAGAAGTTCGACCATGCCGCCGCGGTGACCAATTTCGTCGTGACGCCGCTCGCGCTGCTCTCCGGGACCTTCTATTCGGTCGACAAGCTGGCGCCCTGGTTTCAGACGATCGCGCACGGCAATCCCGTCTATTACGCGATCATGGGCTTTCGTTACGGCTTCATCGGCACGGTCGATTCGACGATCACCAATCCGGTGCTGACTGCGGTGCTGGTGCTCGTCGCGGTCAATATCCTGCTCGGCGTGATCACCTATCGCCTGCTCGCGTCGGGTTGGAAGCTTAAGGCTTGA
- a CDS encoding outer membrane beta-barrel protein: protein MKFAALLAVSAASMIAVPAFAQDNRDTSQDFDGPYISIGGGASLQGSDRGESLIFDTDRDGTYGDQVTTVGGTDAFSPGFCNGAATGTANLGCRNDKDGPEFFGRLGYDKRMGNFVLGAVVEGGHSVARDSVSGFSTTPASYTMSREADYQANARLRAGYTPGGGALLYVTGGGAYARLDNKFVTSNTANSFDDNGKTNAWGYTVGGGAEVMVTNNIGLGLEYLYTDVKDKDYVVNVGAGTAPATNPFLLNGGGTDIRRSDPHFRTHSVRGTLSYRF, encoded by the coding sequence ATGAAATTCGCAGCTCTCCTCGCCGTTTCGGCGGCTTCCATGATCGCCGTTCCGGCCTTCGCGCAGGACAATCGCGACACGTCGCAGGACTTCGACGGTCCCTATATCTCGATCGGCGGCGGCGCGTCGCTTCAGGGAAGCGACCGCGGTGAATCCTTGATCTTCGACACCGATCGGGATGGCACCTACGGTGATCAGGTAACGACCGTCGGCGGTACCGATGCCTTCTCGCCGGGCTTCTGTAATGGCGCCGCTACCGGCACTGCCAATCTCGGCTGCCGCAACGACAAGGATGGACCCGAATTCTTCGGGCGCCTCGGCTATGACAAACGCATGGGCAATTTCGTTCTCGGCGCGGTGGTCGAAGGTGGCCACAGCGTCGCGCGCGACAGCGTCAGCGGCTTTTCGACCACCCCCGCGAGCTACACGATGAGCCGCGAGGCCGATTATCAGGCGAACGCCCGGTTGCGCGCCGGCTATACGCCGGGCGGCGGCGCGCTCCTCTATGTCACGGGCGGCGGCGCTTATGCGCGGCTCGACAACAAGTTCGTGACGAGCAACACCGCCAACAGCTTTGACGATAACGGCAAGACCAATGCCTGGGGTTATACCGTCGGAGGCGGCGCCGAGGTGATGGTCACGAACAATATCGGGCTCGGGCTCGAATATCTGTACACCGACGTCAAGGATAAGGATTATGTCGTGAACGTCGGGGCCGGTACCGCGCCCGCGACCAATCCGTTCCTGCTGAACGGCGGCGGGACCGATATCCGCCGCAGCGACCCGCATTTCCGCACGCACAGCGTGCGCGGGACTTTGAGCTACCGCTTCTGA